TCGGGCGAGGCGCTGGTCGAGGCGCTCGACCTGGAGGGCATCGCGGTCTCGACCGGCGCCGCGTGTCACTCGGGCTCGACCGAGCCGTCGCCGGTGCTGCTCGCCATGGGCGTGCCGGCCGAGCTCGCGCGCGCCGCGCTGCGCTTCAGCCTGGGGCCCGGCACCACGCCGGCCGAGATCGCCGCCGTGCTGGCCGTGCTGCCCGAGATCGTCGCCCGCGTGCGGCGCGCGAGGGCCGCGTGACCCGCTGGCTGGTCGCGATGAGCGGCGGCGTGGACTCGTCGGTCGCCGCGGCGCTCCTGGCGCGCGCGGGTCACGAGGTCGTGGGAGTCACCATGGACCTCGGCCAGGGCACGCGCGACGAGTCACTGCCGATCGCGGGCAAGCGCTGCTGCGGGCTGCCCGACGCCGACGACGCGCGCGAGGTCGCGCGCGCGCTCGGCATCCGCCACTACACCGCGAACTACCGCGAGCGCTTCCGCGCAGAGGTCGTGGAGCCGTTCGTGGCCGAATACGCGGCCGGCCGCACGCCGATTCCGTGCGTGGCCTGCAACCGCGTGTTGAAGTTCGACCTCTTGCTGCGGCGCGCAGACGCGCTGGGCGCCGCTGGCGTCGCCACGGGTCACTACGCGCGCATCGCTCCGGCGGACGACGGCGGCCCCGCGCTGTTCCGCCCGCGCGACCGCGCCAAGGACCAGACCTACTTCCTGTTCGACGTGCCGCGCGCCGCGCTCGAGCGCATCGCGTTCCCGCTCGGCGAGCTCGAGAAGCACGAGGTCCGCGAGCTCGCGCGCGAGCTCGGCCTGGCCACCGCGGAGAAGCCCGAGAGCCAGGGCATCTGCTTCGTGCCCGACGGCGACGTGCGCGGCGCGCTGGGCCGGCTGGGCGCGGGAGTCACTCGCGCGCCCGGCCCGATCGCGACGCGCGACGGGGCCGTGCTCGGCGAGCACGACGGCGCGGCGGGCTTCACTCCCGGCCAGCGCCGCGGGCTCGGCCTGGGCGGCGGCCCGTGGTACGTGGCCGAGGTGCGCGCCGCCGAGAACACGCTCGTGGTCGCGCGCGAGGCGGAGCTCTGGTCGCGCCAGGCGCGCATCGAGAACGCCAGCTGGCTGTCCGGCGCGCCGCCCGAGGGCCCGGTGCGCGCGGCCGTGCGCTACCGACACAAGACGGTGTCGGCGCGC
The sequence above is drawn from the Myxococcota bacterium genome and encodes:
- a CDS encoding cysteine desulfurase NifS: SGEALVEALDLEGIAVSTGAACHSGSTEPSPVLLAMGVPAELARAALRFSLGPGTTPAEIAAVLAVLPEIVARVRRARAA
- the mnmA gene encoding tRNA 2-thiouridine(34) synthase MnmA yields the protein MSGGVDSSVAAALLARAGHEVVGVTMDLGQGTRDESLPIAGKRCCGLPDADDAREVARALGIRHYTANYRERFRAEVVEPFVAEYAAGRTPIPCVACNRVLKFDLLLRRADALGAAGVATGHYARIAPADDGGPALFRPRDRAKDQTYFLFDVPRAALERIAFPLGELEKHEVRELARELGLATAEKPESQGICFVPDGDVRGALGRLGAGVTRAPGPIATRDGAVLGEHDGAAGFTPGQRRGLGLGGGPWYVAEVRAAENTLVVAREAELWSRQARIENASWLSGAPPEGPVRAAVRYRHKTVSARVAPEPGGRAALRFDEPVWAPAPGQAAVLYDAADERVLGGGWIAAAG